The following is a genomic window from Serratia ficaria.
CAGCACAAAGTTCTCGGTGTAGGCGTACAGCATGCCGAAGGTCATCTGGTTATGGTGATATTTGCGGTGCACCGGATCGCATTTCATGTAGTTGAGGGTGTCGTGCATCCAGCCCAGGTTCCATTTGTAGTGGAAACCCAGTCCGTTGGCGTCCGGCGGCAGCGTCACGCCGGGATAATCGGTGGATTCCTCCGCCAGCGTCACCGCGCCGGGCCGCTCTTTGCCGAGGGTCTGATTGGTGTAGCGCAGGAAGGAGATGGCCTCCAGATTCTCGTTGCCGCCGTAGTAGTTCGGCACCCATTCGCCGTCGGCGCGGCTGTAGTCGCGGTAGATCATCGAGGCCACCGCATCGACCCGCAGCGCATCGATGCCAAAGCGCTCCAGCCAATACAGCGCATTGCCCGCCAGGTAGTTGCGCACCTCATGGCGGCCATAGTTGTAGATCAGCGTGTTCCAGTCCTGGTGGAAACCCTCGCGCGGATCGGCGTACTCGTACAGCGCGGTGCCGTCGAAGTTCGCCAGCCCGTAGGCGTCGCTGGGAAAATGCCCCGGCACCCAGTCGAGGATCACGTTGATGCCGGCCTGGTGCGCCGCCGCCACGAAGGCTTTGAAGTCGGCCGGGGTGCCGAAGCGCCGGGTCGGCGCATACAGCCCCAGCGGCTGGTAGCCCCAGCTGCCGTCGAACGGGTGTTCGTTGATCGGCAGCAGCTCGATATGGGTGAAGCCCATGTCCTTGACGTAGGCGATCAGCTGCGCCGCCAGCTCGCCGTAGCTGAGCCAGAAGTGATCGTCGGTATGGCGCCGCCACGAGCCGAGATGCACCTCGTAGATGGAAATCGGCCGATCGAAATCATTGGCGCGCCGACGTTCCGGCGTCTGTTCGACCACCTCCGGCAACGGCGCCACCAACGAGGCGGTATCCGGGCGCATCTGCGCCTCGAAGGCGTAAGGGTCGGCCTTCAGCTGGGTGTTGCCGTAGCAGTCGATGATTTCATACTTGTACAGCTGGCCGGCCTGCACGCCGGGCAAGAACAGCTCCCAGATGCCGTTTTCACGGCGGCGGCGCATCGGATGGCGGCGGCCGTCCCAGAAATTGAACTCCCCCACCACCGAAACGCGTTGGGCGTTGGGCGCCCAGACCGCAAAGCTGACGCCGTCGACGCCGTCCAGCGTCGCCAGATGGGCGCCCAGCCGCTCATAGGGGCGCAAATGGGTGCCCTCCGCCAGCAGCCAGCTGTCGATATCCTGCAATAAGGGGCCAAAACGGTAGGGATCTTCGACGATCTGTTGGTGATCGCGCCAGCTGACCTGCAGCTGGTAGCGGAAAGGCGTTTTGCGGCGCGGCACCGCGGCGCTGAAGAAGCCGCGCGGGTCATCGCAGCGTAGCTGCACCAGCCGGCGGCCGGTCTGCTGATCCACCAGCCACACCTCGGTGGCGTCCGGCAGCAGCGCGCGCACCTGCAGGCCGTTATCGGCCGCATGCATGCCAAGCAGAGCGAAGGGGTCGGCGTAATGGCCGGAGATAAGCTGATCAATCACGTCACGATCGGGAAGTACAGGCATAGTCTTCTTCCTTAGATTAACAGCATGATCTATAAGAATCGGCCGGTTGATTGATCCATGGCCGTTTTGGTTATCATGCAATTCATTCGGTATCTAAAGCGTGATTGCGGTCGGTTATTGACCAATCTTTGACTTCCCGACCTGAATTTCGCTCTTTATGCTTATTTTTAAGGGGCTATCAGCGCTGGTGAAAATTTATCCGCCAGTGCTTTAAGCATAGCCAATGTCCGTTAAAAGCAGCGCAGCATTGCCAAGGAAAATTCTTCATTAAGAAAACTGCCAGCCTGACGGCGTCTTTGCGCTGTCGCCGACGGGGAAAAATGCGGGTTACCGGTAGGCGAAGCCCTGCTTTCAGCCACTTTGTC
Proteins encoded in this region:
- the glgB gene encoding 1,4-alpha-glucan branching enzyme, which encodes MPVLPDRDVIDQLISGHYADPFALLGMHAADNGLQVRALLPDATEVWLVDQQTGRRLVQLRCDDPRGFFSAAVPRRKTPFRYQLQVSWRDHQQIVEDPYRFGPLLQDIDSWLLAEGTHLRPYERLGAHLATLDGVDGVSFAVWAPNAQRVSVVGEFNFWDGRRHPMRRRRENGIWELFLPGVQAGQLYKYEIIDCYGNTQLKADPYAFEAQMRPDTASLVAPLPEVVEQTPERRRANDFDRPISIYEVHLGSWRRHTDDHFWLSYGELAAQLIAYVKDMGFTHIELLPINEHPFDGSWGYQPLGLYAPTRRFGTPADFKAFVAAAHQAGINVILDWVPGHFPSDAYGLANFDGTALYEYADPREGFHQDWNTLIYNYGRHEVRNYLAGNALYWLERFGIDALRVDAVASMIYRDYSRADGEWVPNYYGGNENLEAISFLRYTNQTLGKERPGAVTLAEESTDYPGVTLPPDANGLGFHYKWNLGWMHDTLNYMKCDPVHRKYHHNQMTFGMLYAYTENFVLPISHDEVVHGKKSILDRMPGDAWQKFANLRAYYGFMWAHPGKKLLFMGCEFAQGREWNFDTSLDWHLLEGLDNWHNGVQRLVRDLNRCYQQQAPLYERDYCPDGFEWLVVDDHDNSVFAFARYDSQGNELIAVSNFTPVPRHHYRIGISRSGGYREILNTDSHHYHGSNAGNQGRVESEQVGSHGREYSISVTVPPLATIYLLREAQ